A section of the Amycolatopsis sp. AA4 genome encodes:
- a CDS encoding metal ABC transporter solute-binding protein, Zn/Mn family, translating to MTSRRTTSVLAAASALAVFALGACSSTSSSSGSGAGGGAGDQVKVVASTDVWGSVVSAVGGDKVQVTSIIHDPSADPHSYESTADDALAAKKAQLTLGNGGGYDEFFTKLSGEAASAKKLVAYDIAKPGEENEHVWYDLPGVEKVADQVAAALGEIQPASKQKFDDNAKTFKAQLDGLIKKAAALGTAHPDTKVVVTEPVAHYLLKTANIADATPKAFSDAIENETDVPAAAVSEFTKLIKEKQVKALVNNVQTVTPLTKQAVADAKASGVAVVDVSETLPANVTGYIDWMTKDVDSLSGALNS from the coding sequence ATGACTTCCCGCCGCACCACGAGCGTCCTCGCCGCCGCGTCGGCCTTGGCTGTGTTCGCGCTCGGCGCGTGCTCCAGCACGTCGTCCTCGTCCGGTTCCGGGGCGGGAGGGGGCGCGGGCGACCAGGTGAAGGTCGTCGCGTCCACCGATGTCTGGGGCAGCGTCGTGTCCGCCGTCGGAGGCGACAAAGTGCAGGTCACGTCGATCATCCACGATCCGTCGGCCGACCCGCACTCGTACGAATCGACCGCCGACGACGCGCTCGCCGCCAAGAAGGCGCAGCTGACGCTGGGCAACGGCGGCGGGTACGACGAGTTCTTCACCAAGCTTTCGGGTGAGGCGGCTTCGGCGAAGAAGCTGGTCGCGTACGACATCGCCAAGCCGGGCGAGGAGAACGAGCACGTCTGGTACGACCTGCCGGGCGTGGAGAAGGTCGCCGACCAGGTCGCGGCCGCGCTCGGCGAGATCCAGCCCGCGTCGAAGCAGAAGTTCGACGACAACGCCAAGACCTTCAAGGCCCAGCTCGACGGCCTGATCAAGAAGGCGGCCGCGCTGGGGACCGCGCACCCGGACACGAAGGTCGTCGTCACCGAACCGGTCGCGCACTACCTGCTCAAGACCGCGAACATCGCCGACGCCACCCCGAAGGCGTTCTCCGACGCGATCGAGAACGAGACCGACGTGCCCGCCGCCGCGGTTTCCGAGTTCACCAAGCTGATCAAGGAGAAGCAGGTGAAGGCGCTGGTCAACAACGTGCAGACGGTCACCCCGCTGACCAAGCAGGCGGTCGCCGACGCGAAGGCGTCCGGGGTCGCGGTGGTCGACGTATCCGAGACGCTCCCGGCGAACGTCACGGGCTACATTGACTGGATGACCAAGGATGTGGACTCGCTGTCGGGGGCTCTGAACAGCTGA
- a CDS encoding LacI family DNA-binding transcriptional regulator, whose product MGRPIRTRRQATLASLAAELGVSRTTVSNAYNRPDQLSPELRRRVLETARRLGYPGPDPVARSLRTRKAGAVGLLLTENLSYAFRDPAAVGVLEGLALACEDAGVGLHLVPASPGREDLAAVHRAGVDGFVVYSVPDDDPHLAAVLERPVPTVIIDQPRIEGVDRVGPDDAAAVTQLADHLVALGHRQIGVLCMRLGRERNDDFVTAERQSGAHFHVQRTRLEALATAFSSAGVDWATVPVVERFDHTVDDGASAARQLLDAYPQVTALVCTSDILALGALAEAARRGLRVPLDLTVTGFDGIAEAERSGLTTVHQPVLEKGKVAGRLLLSSAERVGPKVITLPTELRVGRTSAPPRTVEEPWFGG is encoded by the coding sequence ATGGGCCGTCCTATTCGCACCCGGAGGCAGGCGACATTGGCGTCGCTCGCGGCGGAGCTCGGGGTGTCCAGGACCACCGTGTCCAACGCCTACAACCGCCCGGACCAGCTCTCCCCCGAACTGCGCCGCAGGGTGCTCGAGACCGCGCGGCGGCTCGGCTACCCCGGCCCGGACCCGGTCGCGCGCTCGCTGCGCACCCGCAAGGCGGGCGCGGTCGGGCTGCTGCTGACCGAGAACCTCTCCTACGCCTTCCGCGACCCGGCCGCCGTCGGCGTGCTCGAAGGGCTCGCGCTGGCCTGCGAGGACGCGGGCGTCGGCCTGCATCTCGTGCCGGCCAGCCCCGGCCGCGAGGACCTCGCCGCGGTGCACCGCGCGGGCGTGGACGGGTTCGTCGTGTACTCCGTGCCGGACGACGATCCGCATCTCGCGGCCGTCCTGGAACGGCCGGTGCCGACGGTAATCATCGACCAGCCACGGATCGAGGGCGTGGACCGCGTCGGTCCGGACGACGCGGCCGCCGTGACGCAGCTCGCGGACCATCTCGTGGCGCTCGGCCACCGGCAGATCGGCGTTCTCTGCATGCGGCTCGGCCGCGAGCGCAACGACGACTTCGTGACCGCCGAACGCCAGAGCGGCGCGCATTTCCACGTGCAGCGCACCCGGCTGGAGGCGCTGGCGACCGCGTTCTCCTCGGCGGGCGTCGACTGGGCGACCGTGCCGGTCGTCGAGCGTTTCGACCACACGGTGGACGACGGCGCCTCGGCCGCACGTCAGCTGCTGGACGCGTATCCGCAGGTCACCGCCCTGGTCTGCACGTCGGACATTCTCGCGCTCGGCGCGCTGGCCGAGGCCGCGCGCCGCGGGCTGCGGGTGCCGCTCGACCTCACAGTGACCGGTTTCGACGGCATCGCCGAGGCGGAGCGCTCCGGGCTCACCACGGTGCATCAGCCGGTGCTGGAGAAGGGCAAGGTGGCCGGACGGCTGCTGCTCAGCTCGGCCGAGCGGGTCGGGCCGAAGGTCATCACGCTGCCGACCGAACTGCGGGTCGGCCGCACGTCGGCGCCGCCGCGGACGGTCGAGGAGCCCTGGTTCGGCGGCTGA
- a CDS encoding carbonic anhydrase — protein sequence MTSIDVLLKRNQEIGHIVPGDRSSPKPSLQVSILTCMDARIRVFEIFGLLQGEAHVLRNAGGVVTDDMIRSLALSQRKLGTREVLIVQHTDCGLSTVTDEEFKDELESATGLRPTWAVEAFRKVEDSVRTSVERARRSDFLLHTDNVRGFVYDVKAGSLTEVK from the coding sequence ATGACCTCCATCGACGTGCTGCTCAAGCGCAATCAGGAAATCGGCCACATCGTTCCGGGCGACCGGTCCTCCCCCAAGCCGTCGCTGCAGGTGTCGATCCTGACCTGCATGGACGCCCGGATCCGCGTGTTCGAGATCTTCGGCCTGCTGCAGGGCGAGGCACACGTCCTGCGCAACGCGGGCGGCGTGGTGACCGACGACATGATCCGGTCGCTCGCGCTCAGCCAGCGCAAACTCGGCACTCGCGAGGTGCTGATCGTGCAGCACACCGACTGCGGCCTTTCCACGGTCACCGACGAGGAGTTCAAGGACGAACTGGAGTCCGCCACCGGGCTGCGGCCGACCTGGGCGGTCGAGGCGTTCCGCAAGGTCGAGGACAGCGTCCGCACCTCGGTGGAGCGCGCCCGGCGCAGCGACTTCCTCCTGCACACCGACAACGTGCGCGGATTCGTCTACGACGTGAAGGCCGGGAGCCTGACCGAGGTCAAGTAA
- a CDS encoding A/G-specific adenine glycosylase yields MALDTDVLIEWFADVGRDLPWREPDCSAWGVLVSEIMLQQTPVSRVQPIWLEWMARWPVPSALAAETTGEVVRAWGKLGYPRRALRLHAAATVIAQEHGDVVPSDVDTLLALPGIGAYTARAVAAFAYGKRAPVVDTNVRRVVARAVHGAGDAGPASNTRDMADVEALLPAEDAPAAKLSAALMELGALICTARSPKCADCPIYAECAWQLNGRPEYAGPAKPVQKFAGTDRQVRGLLLDVLRGAEGPVEKARLDVVWHEAGQRDRCLDSLLVDGLLEQTRDGLFALPGEH; encoded by the coding sequence GTGGCCCTAGACACCGATGTGCTGATCGAGTGGTTCGCCGACGTCGGCCGGGACCTGCCGTGGCGGGAGCCCGATTGCTCGGCGTGGGGCGTGCTGGTCAGCGAAATCATGTTGCAGCAGACGCCGGTCTCGCGCGTCCAGCCGATCTGGCTGGAGTGGATGGCTCGCTGGCCGGTGCCGTCGGCGCTCGCCGCGGAGACCACCGGCGAGGTCGTGCGCGCGTGGGGCAAGCTCGGCTACCCGCGTCGCGCGCTTCGGCTGCACGCCGCCGCCACCGTCATCGCTCAGGAGCACGGCGACGTCGTTCCGTCCGATGTGGACACGCTGCTCGCGTTGCCCGGCATCGGCGCGTACACGGCGCGCGCGGTGGCGGCGTTCGCGTACGGCAAGCGCGCGCCGGTGGTGGACACGAACGTCCGACGGGTGGTCGCGCGCGCCGTACATGGCGCGGGGGACGCTGGTCCGGCGTCGAATACCCGCGACATGGCGGACGTCGAAGCGTTGCTTCCCGCCGAAGACGCGCCTGCGGCGAAGCTGTCCGCAGCCTTGATGGAGCTGGGCGCGCTGATCTGCACCGCGCGGTCGCCGAAGTGCGCGGACTGCCCGATTTACGCCGAATGCGCGTGGCAGCTCAACGGCCGTCCCGAATACGCCGGTCCGGCCAAGCCGGTGCAGAAGTTCGCCGGCACCGACCGGCAGGTGCGCGGGCTGTTGCTGGACGTCCTGCGCGGTGCCGAGGGGCCGGTCGAGAAGGCGCGGCTGGATGTCGTGTGGCACGAAGCCGGCCAGCGCGACCGGTGCCTGGATTCGCTGCTCGTGGACGGTCTGCTGGAGCAAACCCGCGACGGGCTGTTCGCGCTTCCCGGGGAACACTGA
- a CDS encoding peptidoglycan recognition family protein — protein MGEATRRAVLKGGLTVTAAGALGFAGAKSAAAVTTPVIHSTAEWNARPPSGTIVVENHKPTYIVVHHTVDPGNNTDYSLAHALQISRDIQNFHMDTRGWIDTGQQFTNSRGGFVTEGRHRSLEILRGGKQHVQGANVANHNSECIGIENEGLYSTVDVPVALWNSLVQLVAYIAHQYGITPEFIKGHRDFNSTECCGQVLYNRLPELRTAVGQQLGLSVARLDAPEWPLLKPGDTGPQVRTAQRFLRAAGFGVPTDGVFGKATADAVSALAAAHGLSRDSCTAARAGDESAYLGSDVWPLIVPADRSTAAWRTELAR, from the coding sequence ATGGGGGAAGCAACGCGTCGTGCCGTCCTGAAGGGCGGCCTCACCGTCACCGCCGCGGGCGCTTTGGGCTTCGCAGGAGCGAAATCCGCGGCCGCGGTGACCACGCCGGTCATCCATTCGACGGCCGAGTGGAACGCCCGTCCGCCCTCGGGCACGATCGTGGTGGAGAACCACAAGCCGACGTACATCGTGGTGCACCACACCGTCGACCCCGGCAACAACACCGACTACTCGCTGGCGCACGCGCTGCAGATCTCGCGGGACATCCAGAACTTCCACATGGACACCCGCGGCTGGATCGACACCGGCCAGCAGTTCACGAACAGCCGCGGCGGCTTCGTCACCGAGGGGCGGCACCGCAGCCTGGAAATCCTGCGCGGCGGGAAGCAGCACGTGCAGGGCGCGAACGTCGCCAACCACAACAGCGAATGCATCGGCATCGAGAACGAGGGCCTCTACAGCACGGTCGACGTGCCGGTCGCGCTGTGGAACTCGCTCGTGCAGCTGGTCGCCTACATCGCGCACCAATACGGCATCACGCCCGAGTTCATCAAGGGCCACCGCGATTTCAACTCGACCGAGTGCTGCGGCCAGGTGCTCTACAACCGGCTCCCGGAGCTGCGCACCGCGGTCGGGCAGCAGCTCGGCCTGTCCGTCGCCCGGCTCGACGCGCCGGAGTGGCCGCTGCTCAAGCCGGGGGACACCGGCCCGCAGGTGCGGACCGCGCAACGCTTCCTGCGCGCCGCCGGTTTCGGCGTGCCGACCGACGGCGTATTCGGCAAGGCGACCGCGGACGCGGTGTCCGCGCTGGCCGCGGCGCACGGGCTTTCCCGCGACAGCTGCACCGCGGCCCGGGCCGGCGACGAATCCGCCTACCTCGGCTCGGACGTCTGGCCGCTGATCGTGCCGGCGGACCGCTCGACCGCCGCGTGGCGCACCGAGCTGGCCCGCTGA
- a CDS encoding alpha/beta fold hydrolase: MRPGLIDFGGDERPGVSILLLHGLMGRARTWWPVAQWLKRYGRVRALDARGHGRAPHSGPWTTEQFAEDIADVLAELGPSVLIGHSMGGLHAWATAAKYPELVRAVVSEDFAPDQRGRTVETWRGYFESWPVPFESLAHVREFFGAAGDYFTECVEEREDGYHLIADLEHLYEIAAEWGRRDYWSIVDGIRCPLLLVEGEHTAMPAGQQAEVAARVPGAKHLVVPGSAHLPHAEAPETYRGAVEAFLSGL; encoded by the coding sequence ATGCGACCAGGCCTGATCGACTTCGGCGGCGACGAACGCCCCGGCGTGTCGATCCTCCTGCTGCACGGGCTGATGGGCCGCGCTCGCACGTGGTGGCCGGTCGCGCAATGGCTCAAGCGGTACGGCCGGGTGCGCGCCCTCGACGCCCGCGGGCACGGCCGCGCGCCGCACAGCGGACCGTGGACGACCGAGCAGTTCGCCGAGGACATCGCGGACGTGCTGGCCGAGCTCGGTCCCTCCGTGCTGATCGGGCATTCGATGGGCGGACTGCACGCGTGGGCCACCGCGGCGAAATACCCGGAGCTGGTACGCGCGGTGGTCAGCGAGGATTTCGCGCCGGACCAGCGCGGACGCACCGTCGAGACCTGGCGCGGCTACTTCGAGAGCTGGCCGGTGCCGTTCGAATCGCTGGCCCACGTGCGCGAGTTCTTCGGCGCCGCGGGCGACTACTTCACCGAATGCGTCGAGGAACGCGAGGACGGCTACCACCTGATCGCCGACCTGGAGCACCTGTACGAGATCGCCGCCGAATGGGGGCGCCGGGACTACTGGTCCATTGTGGACGGCATCCGCTGTCCGCTGCTGCTGGTCGAGGGCGAGCACACCGCGATGCCCGCCGGTCAGCAAGCCGAGGTCGCGGCGCGCGTGCCCGGCGCGAAACACCTGGTCGTGCCCGGTTCGGCGCATTTGCCGCACGCCGAGGCGCCGGAGACCTACCGCGGTGCGGTGGAGGCGTTCCTGTCCGGCCTGTGA
- a CDS encoding M1 family metallopeptidase, whose amino-acid sequence MRSRRTAVLALAGVLALSACSPAEPAAPPPPPMHPAPGASSAGDPYFPEDGNGGYDALDYHVDVSYDPPSGRLDGDTTVSAKATQDLSRFDLDLRGLDVSGVEIDGKLAKYSREKNKLVVTPAEPLRSGSTFRTRVRYSGVPANTPHDGGSENGWARSEDGGAYLVGEPHAASFWYPVNETPRDKATFTLTAHVPAGWTVLSNGREQGTSGKDGKTTTTWTDPNPVASYLTTIAIDRFTVQRSTLPDGTPVVSGYAPGAEAREATGDRLPEVLSFLESKFGKYPQSAAGGIYLDENIHFSLETQTRPTYAKWAEILTLVHENAHQWFGDSVSLNSWADICLNECFASYAQWMWGEREGQNLDDRYRAAVEITRGSTDFWGQKLVDMGPEHLFEGAYDKGILAVHALRREMGEPGFEKVLHEWVSQHRNGNATWADFEKLVSKVAGRDLSGFLNDWFHSSKLPSDADLYPGTLRP is encoded by the coding sequence ATGCGCAGCCGCCGAACCGCCGTCCTCGCCCTCGCCGGCGTGCTTGCGCTGTCCGCGTGCAGCCCCGCCGAGCCCGCTGCTCCGCCGCCGCCCCCGATGCATCCGGCGCCGGGCGCGAGCAGCGCGGGCGACCCGTACTTCCCGGAGGACGGCAACGGCGGATACGACGCGCTCGACTACCACGTCGACGTCAGCTACGACCCGCCGAGCGGCCGCCTCGACGGCGACACCACGGTCTCCGCGAAAGCCACCCAGGACCTCAGCCGCTTCGACCTCGACCTGCGCGGGCTCGACGTCTCCGGAGTGGAGATCGACGGGAAACTGGCGAAGTACAGCCGGGAGAAGAACAAACTGGTCGTGACTCCGGCCGAACCGCTGCGCTCGGGTTCGACGTTCCGGACGCGCGTGCGCTATTCGGGCGTACCGGCGAACACCCCGCACGACGGCGGGTCGGAGAACGGCTGGGCCCGCTCCGAGGACGGCGGCGCGTACCTGGTCGGCGAACCGCACGCGGCGTCGTTCTGGTACCCGGTCAACGAAACCCCGCGCGACAAGGCGACCTTCACGCTGACCGCGCACGTGCCCGCCGGATGGACGGTGCTGTCCAACGGCCGGGAGCAGGGCACGAGCGGCAAAGACGGCAAAACCACCACGACGTGGACCGATCCGAACCCGGTGGCCAGTTACCTGACCACGATCGCGATCGACAGGTTCACCGTGCAGCGGTCCACGCTCCCGGACGGCACGCCGGTCGTTTCCGGCTACGCGCCGGGTGCCGAAGCCCGCGAGGCCACCGGCGACCGGCTGCCCGAGGTGCTCTCGTTTTTGGAGAGCAAGTTCGGCAAATATCCGCAGAGCGCGGCGGGCGGGATCTACCTCGACGAGAACATCCATTTCTCCCTGGAAACGCAAACCCGTCCCACTTATGCGAAATGGGCGGAAATCCTGACTCTGGTGCACGAGAACGCGCACCAGTGGTTCGGCGATTCGGTGTCGCTCAACTCGTGGGCGGACATCTGCCTGAACGAATGCTTCGCGTCGTACGCGCAGTGGATGTGGGGCGAGCGCGAGGGCCAGAACCTGGACGACCGCTACCGCGCGGCCGTCGAAATCACCAGGGGCAGCACGGATTTCTGGGGCCAGAAGCTCGTCGACATGGGGCCGGAGCACCTGTTCGAGGGCGCGTACGACAAGGGCATCCTCGCCGTGCACGCGCTGCGCCGGGAAATGGGCGAGCCGGGGTTCGAGAAGGTGCTGCACGAGTGGGTGAGCCAGCATCGCAACGGCAACGCGACGTGGGCGGACTTCGAGAAGCTCGTGTCGAAGGTCGCCGGACGCGATTTGAGCGGCTTCCTCAACGACTGGTTCCACAGCTCGAAGCTGCCGTCGGACGCCGACCTCTACCCGGGCACGCTGCGGCCGTGA